The DNA sequence CATTAAGATCAGTAAGAAACTAAAAGACTTGCTCGACACAATCTTAGACCAATAAACCTAGGTGCACAATCTTAGACTAAACAACTTGTTTAGAGTGTAAGCTCAAAACAGGAGGAAATAATTATAAGTTTTGTCATGTTTACTGACTGGTGTATGTAATAAGTGATAATTGTTGACGAAAAATGAGAAGCATTTAACCAAGTCACCGCTTTATAATGATCATTTATCTTTTTCCAAATTTTTAAACCTGTACTATCTTCAAAGATTAACTGGAGTTACCTAAGATAGAATGATACCTTCTGTAATTTTGCCTCCAGCAAGATGCACAATGCTAATAATTGCAAAAGTAAACCCCGTAAGGTGCGAGGTATTTACATCCTCCACATATTCTTTGTACACATCAGCAGGTAGCTGACTTGTAATGACATAAGATTTTGAATCTGCAACACCTGAAAAAGTATATGGAAGAATAATAATCAGGTGAATATTGTGTTCGTAAATGTGAAGAACTACGTAAGATAATTAGGAAAAAAGTAATTAGGTACAAACAATAAATCCTAATATCTTTATAGGAAAAAAGTCTTAAATATTCCTTCTAACATAGTTACAAGTGAGACGCTGTGCATATCTTTACTAAACTAACTACCCACAAATCCTAATTACTTCTAGAGTGATCATAAATTAACTCATGGCatgaaataaatgaaataaatgtAGCACCTTATAGGATCATATATGCAAGCTCAAGAAACAGTAATGGTAAAGCAGGAAAATTCGATCTTCGTGTCACGCCCACTTAGAACCATGTTAACCTACCCTAACCTAAAATGTGAACAGAGAGGCTGTGTAGGGAGCTGTGAAACACAATTTCAATCACTTTGTTTTGAAAAGAAAACGAATGTTAAAGTTTGTTTTGGCTGAACGCAAGTGACTTTATAACAACAATATACACTTGGCTAGTAAAGACCCTCTTACTCTGTTGTGAAGCTCTTCCCTGGTTTGCTGACGAAGGACGAGCCCGTTGAAGCTCTGTCATCTCATATCCAAATATGGTCGAAAGTTTAGATTTGGCCTCATTTATCACAAAAGCAGGAAGAGCCCTTTGTCTATAATTCTTCGTAATAAGCTGGGTGAGTTCCTCTCTTTTTATTGGACAACCTGAACTCTGGTGGGTCTTAAAAAGCACATAGCGAATCACTTCTCCAACAAGCTTGTCTTTCTCCTGTATAAAGATTTTTCTTTAAGATTGCAACAGACACTGCAACCTTGTATACTTGAAAAGCATCACAAACACAACACTTCAAAATAAATAAGAGAGTGCACTAAGGAATTACACACCTCCTCGGAAATATCAAACTGAGAAGCACTTTCACCGCCACTTGCCAtcctgaaaaagaaaaaaaaatggcaAAAATACATTAGGACACCGTCCTagatataaaaaaaaaaaaatactTCTAGTAAAAGGAACCGAAACATAACATGGCCATACGGAATGCAGCACTCATTCTATGTTTCTAAAACTAATGCATCAACTGACCGCAAGTAGTTATCTCACTACACAATCCCACTAATTAAATTGTTCCTAAAATGCCCTAGTGAAAATGGAATCTTTCGATTCTCTTTGCTTATCTACCAATTCTACAACATACCACATAACGGTACCAAAGAACATATCACATTCTAACGAAATAATTATACATAAAGCCTATCAGCTCTAAATTTTTCTCCTTTAAATTTATATTTCGAGTGTCGTTATGAGGTTCATTTCTACACCTACCCAGCTACATCAATATAAAATCAAGAATCAGTTACCCCAATTTAAAAACTTATCACACACCCAAAACCCCAATAGCCCAACAATCATTATACGAAATCTTGCATTTTTATTATActtttcttcaattctgcagCAAAATCAAAGGGGCAATCTAAAAATTTCAATTTTTGACTATTAAGGCATGTATATACATCAGAAATAAACAACACCCACCAAAAACAAAGGTACAAATCAAACAATCATACATACATAGTTGTTTGTGTGTGTGATATATGAGAGAAGGGAAGAAAGATTAATTAtcagagagagagggggagatgCTAGAGCggggagggagagggagagggagagggagagagacggagagagagagagagattagcACCTGTTCTGGGATTCACAAAGAGTTAGAGAGAGATGAGTGTGCTTAATTTCCCGCCAACATAAACAAAAAAAACCCCTCTTTCTTTGGAGTCTCTCTCTCGTACAGGTTTGTAATTTGAAACTAGCTTAATCGACTCGCGAGTAGGTCGTCAATAGATCGGGTTTGGATTGGATCGACCTAAATTCATATTCATATTCATTTATTTTTTTGGATTCGGATCGGATCGGCTCCGGATGTTTTATAGGCCGATCTATATCTGGATCCGTTCGGATCACGGATTTCGGATTGGATATCCGCTtcatttatgtatatttattttttaacttcaattattacaaaatctttttaaaattgacaatttcgaaaaatattaaaataaaagtaGAATTAACGAAGTCCAAAGATAAATTACGAACTAAAATTCGCTTTTTGAAACAAACATACTATTGGGTTACTCAATCAAACGGGTTATTTTCTCCCCAACCACGGATCCCATACTACCCCCATAAACTGAATCTTAATTCTAACAATGAAAAAAATTAATGCTGCAAAATGAAAGTTTTATATGAATTGAGAGTTTGGTTATGCGGCTCTAAAAGATAAAAGAACTAGGGTTGTAGAAATGGACTAGACTATGGAGATCGAACCGAACAAAATATAGATAATGAGACTTGACTCGAGGATAATGAGACTTGACTCGAGAATAACGGTACTTGACTAAGAAATAAAAGTGTTATATTAATTGAGACTTGGGTTATGCGACTTTAAAAGACAAAAAATTAGAGTTATAGAAATGGACTAGACTACAGAGACTGAACTAAACAAAATATAGATAATGGGACTTCACTCGAAGATAATATGtttaaaattagaattattaaaaaatatattttttattacattatatatataaaccAGACTGGGTTATTAACGGATCGGATCGACCTAAATCCATATCTGCTCCATTTATAATCGGATTTTTCTTATCGGATCTGATCTCGGATCGGATTTTTAATAAGTCGATCCATATTCACTAAAATGGCCTCGGATCGGGTCGGATCGGATTTTCGCTCAATTGACAGGCCTACTCGCGAGCTCTCTCATTTAATTTGATCGAGCCAAAATTTTATTTGAACTCAACTTGTTTGATTTAGGAGTCGAGCTGAGCTATTTAGCTAAATGATCTAATATTTGATGAGTTGAGCGAGTCAATTGGTTTAATTTTATACTTGATCGGGATTAATGGCCGGTTTGTTATTTCTGTTGCAGATAGTTATATCGGCTTTTCAGCGAAAAGCTATAAGAAATGcgtttggtaaattctaaaacCTGTTATTTTGAGATGCACTTTTGATTTAAAAGCTCTTGTTAGCAAAAGAATGTCGCCCCATACTTTTGGAAAAAGTTGTTTTCAGCTTTTGCAGGAAATAACTATCAGTTTCACCATCACACCTTCTCAaaaacattatttttatatattatatctcaaaacatgcataaatttttaaaaaaaaaattaccaagTGGTCATTTAATTTTCCTGACAGCACTTTTTTCACTAACATTTTTTTCACAATacaacaatttttaacagcaCTCCCAAACGGAGCCTAAACCTCTATCCGTATTCAGGGTTTAATTTTTCGAATCGAGTCGAGCTGACTCGTTTAATCAAACGAGTCAAAATCTCAGCCCAAACTAGATTCGTTTAAGTGAAAAAATTGAGTTAAGCTCATTTAAACGAGTTTGAGCAGAGTAAAGCGAGCCGCCCTACCAGAATTATGGCTCTACTCTCGTCGATACACACGACCTGTATGTTTCAGCCCCTGTCTCTATTTTTTGGATTGGattttaaagaaaaagaaaaaagaaccaatttcaatttttattttaaacTGGCTGTTGCCATATATTATTTCCCCCCTTTTTATAATTCTTTTTAGGGAAGTGAATCACTTCTACACTATATCAATGAAGTATCATTTGATTTAACGATTATCCTTTAATTTTAgttattagaaaaaataaataaatagtgttatatatccgctaaactactaaattattaaattatactGTACACATAGTCTACTTATCCTCCTAAAATACCATCACAGCgtatcctattattaaaaaagAAACAAATAGCGTTATATATCCACTGAACTTATTCTACTAAGTTACTTCCACATGTTATcctattatttttttataaatttattaatataatatatttaaataaatattttaaaattataatgatggaataaataaaaatattaaatattaacgagaacccgtgcatcgcacgggatttaagcTAGTCTATCTATAAAAGTTTGGTTAGTAGTCGGTCTAGTCAtcgtaattatagtaatatttaaaataaaacactctcACAAATAGATTATCATtcacaatataattataaaaatataaagaGAATTGTAATATGTCTAATGGTTTtaatttaaacaaaataatatttattattaaaaaaattatactattgatccaatcctaaataaaaatataaaaacaaatTACGTACAATTTGTTGAATTTGTAGCCTcagattaaaataaaataataaagactggtaaaaatttgaaaataaattcgtttggtcgatataatgtcaggctaaaacaaaaaaaataaacgagttaaaacaaaataaattgaaaGTAAATTTATTTGGCAGATATAATGTCATTtgactaaaataaaattatattgatAATCAATTTAGTCTAaaacataataatattcatttcgggctaaatttaacaaaaaaactaaatataattagttgcATTTGGTTGACATAACAGGCTAAAACTAAAACCAAAATTTGCTACCTCGGgataaaacaatataataaatACTACCGATCTAACTCAAAATAATATTATCAAACCAGGCTACAACATAATGTGTTGGTCGCTATAGTGTcatcaaaataaaactaaatgtGTTATCTATTCGccttaaaacaaaataatatttaaccaaagctaaaataaaattaaaaacaaaataaatataattagaTGGTTGATCTAACGGGTCTAGGGCTAAAACAAAACAATGTATATTATTGACCTATgctaaaactaaaattaaattcaaactaAAAGTAACTTTTACATTATTGATCAGTGTTAAGATAAAATTAAAGTAAACCTAATTTGTTGTTAGATATAATGTAGCCTTAGGATTGTGGATTAACTAAGATCGATCTTAATAGGCGAAAGATTAATAGTTTGATTGAAGATCTGTGTATGGAATGTTTGGGTTTATATAATTATGGGTTTTTTCAATTTTCGTAatatttaaaactattttaataaaatgaaaacAGAGATGATTCCTTAGTCAGTATAATTGCGTAGAACTAATATAAATAAATACATTGTTGTGCAAAatatgcatgtactataacaagactaagtcaaattgacaaccctaagtaagttgtttGACAAattaagtttgcattttgtattgtatcatttaagtctgtaaaagtgtaaatagattagactgaagtatttttctgtaaacagtctcaagtctaagaataaattctggaagaagatcatgaaaaTCATGCCTCAGAAACAATGTGTaaaagtttggagttgaataaatttgttttgagAAAAACATTATAAGTCAAGAATTATACAAGTCCCAtattaagtcttatagagaagtcattcaagaactccagaatgacttatcgagaagtcaaaaaaaGCATATAGAGAGGTCTCataaatatcgacaagtcaaattgaagacatgaagattggagatatcgacaagtgatcatttcttcactagagaactctgagatatcgataagtcaaaatatcactagagatgatatcgacaagtcatttcttcactagagaactcggagatatcgataagccaaattgaaaacatgaagattggagatatcgataagtcatttactcAGTaaagaacttagagatatcgataagtcaaaatgaagacatgaagatcggagacctcgacaagcctaattctcttgtagagaactcaaagacttcgataagtcaaaacaactagagtaataagagatctcgataagccattatacttatcgagatgtcgagttctctatataacaaactgcagatctcgatgtaaaactcaagtacaaaatgcagatcagttaaatatccaagataatcaatcaacaaataaatcaatcactgatttgaaaagtctacaaaacgcagtttgaagagtacaagatcaaatgcCAAAATTAACTAATAAAGTAAAGTTACaaacatgcacgatttgcaaagatacactaaatCAGAAATATAAAGTTTTAGTTAaattaaagtagggtttagtacatgctattgcatgctgtgtaaaactagtgtttattgttctataaagtaaacacttgatgatttgttttagttgtaacaaaatagatctagaCAATCTTATAACTTTAAAGAGAGAAGTtaagttctttatcaacaaagaacccggAAATTTATAGTAAAACATACtcgattttaatataaaattaagtgagttttgaaaggtagtgtgttcatgtgcatgtttttttatttttgttaaaacatattatctctacggatagattactttgttcaccatccataacagttcaaaaagctTTAAACTATTTAATTGTTAAACTGCTAGATATAGTCTACTAATACTACTAAACTGACCACAACGTATcctattattaataaataaataaataaataaagagTGTTTTATATTcgataaactactaaattattaaaccaTTAGACTGAATCTACTTATTCAACTAAAGTTATCctgttatttttattataaatctataattattatacattttaaaaaatattttaaaaattagaatatactgaaataaataatttttttaaatattaacggCAACCCGTGCATGACACGAGATTTAAGCCCGTAAATATTATATAGTAACAATATGGATATTTGAATACTAAGGTCTAAGGCCTCATTTGTTGAGGGGTATAACATTTTCTAATATTTCAAATTTGTTAGCTTAGAAAAATTTATTAACAAAAAATATTATGCAAatttaaataaagaaaaaaaaCTGGGAGAAACATTTTACATTTTCGTTCCCAAAATTTGAGAAAACATCTGATATATTTTTCTCAACATTTTCTTATATATGCTAATAGCTTACGCTACGGACTACAGCAAATgcttatattattatttttacaGTCCATGAATTGAAGTTAAATAATAAATAGTAAATATTTAAATAGTATGGGATatttgataatttacagttaaaGATAAAGGGTTGAAGTTAAATATCAGAACCCGTGGaattttaaattacaaaaatttTACTGTAAATAACGCAATTCTGCGTTTCTCAGTACATTATTTAAACACTCCCATTGAGTGTTCACTAGCACTATTAGGTTCTATATAAAGCCTATCAAAAATTACTAACCAAAATTTTGGTTTCCATAATAACTAAAGAAAAATAGAATGagatttttatatatttttaaaaaaggtTATAGGGCAATAAGGCTACATATGCTACAGCTATTCAGATCCTTTTGAGGTCTTATATGCATTCACCAACTGAGTCTGCACTTCATTAGAAACTATTGAATGTTCCTTGTATTCCATCGAAAACTCGCCCTTGCCCTGCAGAATTTCATTATTTCAAGTAAGGACTTAAGAATCAGGGGAGACATgtcatcattaaagttcactaGGAAAAATGATCAGAAATGGATCTTTACTTCACCTGTGTCATTGAACGAAGGGACGTTGAATATCCAAACATATTGTTCAGGGGAACCTGGGTAAAAAATGAATAACCTTGTAAGACACAACTAAACTTGTTTGAATCAACATTACTGATTCTATCTGAATTCTCAAGTACTTCAATGTGCTTGAGTAGTTCAAATACTTGAATGTGTGCAAGATTAATTGATAAAAAGCAATAGATCAAAACCTGCAGAAAGTATTGACCGCTCATGTTATGAACACAAGCAACTATTGTGCCCAATCTGAGTTTATGTATAAGTAGTGACATCTTAAAACTTTAAGAAACACAAATGTAACTCTAACTTCGGAATAATCATACAATAAACACATATCTATAATGTCGAACTGAGAGAGTTTCAAGGATGTGAACACCATATTTCATATAGGAGACTAAAGATACAATATGCTGTTCACAGTAATATTCAAGTACTATTTAATCCATAACGTTGCAATGAAACAGGAGGAAAAACAAAGATTGACATACATTGGCAGTAATTATGGAGTCGTCGCCATCCTGGTCATTCCCAACAATCAAACCTTTTCTCCTGTTGAAAAACATGATTATATGGTTCCCTTGCAGACATTCACAAATGTTTTGAATATAGTTCATAGACAAGAAGAAACACATGTACTCACTTGTTCAAATCACCAGTAACAGTCCCCTGATATTCTGTGGGTACTTTCAATTCTACCAACATTACAGGTTCCAATATAACAGGTCTGGCAGCGGTATAGCACTGTTCATAAAGTTGGAAACATGAACATTCATGGAACATAcgaattaatatttaaaaattgtaAAGCGAATGATATGAAATACAAAAAAAACCACTTAAATGAATGGAGGAAGACCTGTCTAAAGGCATATATTGCAGCTAACTTGAATGCAAGTTCACTAGAATCCACAGTGTGGGCTGCGCCATCGGTTAAGGCAACAAGGATATTTTCAACTGGGTGGCCTATTAATGAACCGCTGCCAACACAAAATATCCAATTAGAAACAATAATCGAATAATGCAAAGTAGCCTTAAGGAAGTTTAAACGTCGGCAATTTAGTGAGTCCCAGAGGAAATCAGGTAACCCGTTATTTATTCATATAAGACGTATCCCATATGGAAATAAGAAAATGAAGGATGCATATTCTTGAAAAATTCTCAAAAATGTAAATAATCTAACAAAATGATATGTGGCTGACTATTGAGGATGAAAGGTGTAAATATGCATGCATTCTGCATTCACATACAAAGACAGTATTCAATGAAGGTTTTACTGACTAGTCTCTGATATTCATATTggcatatatataattattaaaaatcctGCCAACTTTTGTAAAAGAGAAAAAAACTATTAGATCTTTCCTTTCTAATATGTAACGAAAAGGAAAAAACTATAAAATAAATCATGAACTGGATGCGGACAAAATACTATAGGGCGTATTAGAATGGTTAGTGCAGTCATTATGCTTAATTTCAACAAACAGAACTTGAGATAATTTGATACTCACGAATTGGCAGCTTCCCTAAATCCCTTTTCAATTGCTGGGATAAAACCTGCTGGTATAGCTTGCCCGACAATTTGATTTTCAAATTCAAACTTAGATGACGACCCCGGGGGGAGTGGTTCTATATACCTGCAAGTGAAAAGTAAAAAGGTTTCAATAAAATTTTAAGAGCATTAGTTACAGTAGATACACGAACCATTATTTTTTAAGATACAAAAAGATAAGCGGACATATGTACTGAGCTCTGAGCTCCAGGCCTAGAAGATTATAAAACATGTAATGTGTTTACTAATGTACTTGcatattgataaaggaaatttACCCACAAGCAACAGATCTTCATGAATTATATCAACATCAGATGGAAAATTTCCAACAGCATACAAATTAGAGACCCATGCTAAATTTTATTAAAACATTGTTGTGGCATGACGTATGCGTGTACAATGTGATGCTCACGCAAAAAAAAACTTCAGATAATTAACAAATGCCAAcatttaccttgcagaattgctatcaacaataaataacattgtttttttttttttttttgctaaataataaataacattGTTAAGTCTATAGACGTACTATTTTTGTTAATACCAGCAATTAATTGTTTAGTACACTACAAGCAACATAATCCGCCAACAAATGCTGTAAAATCTACACACACCCGCATACTCTTCCATACTGCCCCTGCCCTCCGGTTTGCTTCTTATGTAAGTAATCGAATTCGGTGCGTTGAGTAATTGTCTCTCGGAAGTTTACACGAGGTCTCCCAACTGTAGCATCGACCTTATACAAGCAAATTAAAAAAATCAATGTGATGAGGACTTTTTATGTAAAGATAGTTTTTTCCATAAAAATTGTACCGTAATAGACAATACACAAACCAGCAGAAATATCAAGATATAATTGATAATAAGAAACGAAGGCCAGTACCCTGTACTCCCTTCTAATGCGCTCAACATATATATCCAAATGTAGCTCTCCCATGCCAGAAATTATTGTCTGTTAATTAACACGTTATCCTGTCAAATGAATTAAAACCTGAAAATAATCATATTTGAGAAACTTAAGTTACAAAACAGTACCTGACCACTCTCAGCATCTAAACCAACACGGAATGTAGGATCCTCTCTCTGGAAGCGATTTAAAGCTTTGGAGAACTGTCCACAATTATAAAATTATCATTTCCCATAAATAATTCAATCATTAGGTATACATTACTGCTGAAACTACTCACCTGCCCTCCAGAATCTTTGGAAACAGGAGAAACAGCTAATGACATCACTGGTTCAGGGACATTCATAGATGTCATAGTGTATTTGACTTTTCCATCAGTAAAAGTATCTCCTGAAAGTACCAAAAAAAGAACATAATTAACCACATAAGAGGGAGTTGCACAAATTACAATGAGCTTTGTTATCCGGACTCAGCTGGAAATATCCTGCTTTGATACATGTCCACGTCTCAAAGTCTGGACACTCAGCAACATTATAAAAATATTCCAAAATTTTGGCCTAAAATAAGTATTTGAGTGTTCATACCGATGTCTGACAGTCTGAGTATCGAATTTCCGACAGGAATACTAAAGGTGAAATAAAGAGTAGGAGTAACATAGATAATGAGCTCATGAGCAACAAATACAGGAAATTTGAGTTTTAGATGTTAATTTTTTGAGAAGGTTTACAACTTATTGGAATGTGATGTACATCCTCTTTATGTTAGCCTACATGCATTCACTTTACAGTCATTCCACTTTTATAATAATTGACTTAACGAGCTGTTATTGAGAAATACCTGAAGCGCAATCTATGCCAAATACAGCTACAATCTGACCAGCATGTGCCTCTTGAATATCCTGTTGGAAAGATATGGGATGAATATGTGCACAAGTAAAGGAAGATAAGCTGGTGAGGTTTCGAGTACTAAGTCCGCAAATTTaaagatcaacatttaaaattttataaagaTGAAGCAGATAGAGGTGCACTCTACAAGGTCTGCCAATATTTCCCTTGATTTGCGAGTGATCAAAGAAGTTACAGCACTTAAAAATAAAGAATCTAATTGTCAATGGAAATTGTGGTATTTTATCTTGATAACTAACCTCCATCTCATTTGAGTGCATCCGAACCAAACGAGGAACCTAGAGAGACATTGAAGAAAAATTAGGATAAGTGATCTTAATAGAGTATTTTCTTAAAGCTTAACATATCAGACATTACTAGACCAGCATATTTAAAAGAAAAGATTACCCACATCCAAAAGATGAAACATATCAAAATTCAAAGTAGCTATCTTTCTTGAAATAAAAAAAGATGGCATGTGTCTATAAATAAAAGAGTGTGTATCCTAAACATCTACACTTACTGAGACTAGTAGCTTTTACAATTTGCATAAACTTAATGCAAAAAAGAAAGTGTAATTGTATATACGACATAAACTAATAAGAAAAGCTGCAAAAGATCAAAATGTAACAATTTGAGGACTCAGATAATGTTTTGCAAGAAAAAAGCTGCCTTCACAATCTATGCTTCTTGTATATGCAAAGCAACGGCAGCCACATCAAGCAGGTATAGCTTAAACAATATAGAATGGACTATAAAAGTTAAACTCACTTTGATCTTCTTCCCTGTATTTACGTTGACAACAAAATCACCCTTTTTAAGGACACCTTCATAGATTCTTCATTAACAAGATAACTTAAGTTAGCATAGATCCTCAAAACAGGGTACAGTAATCAGCACTAACTTAATGCAGGAAAACTATATAAAAAAATTGCAAAACTGGAGAAAACGCCAATTAGTACCTTAAATATGTCAACTGCCCAAAACGCCCTTCCTCTAATTTAAAAGCCAGAGCCACAAGAGGTCCAACTGGGGTTCCAGATAGCGCAACCTAATAGAAGTTTTATAAGGTGAAATCTAGCCTCATGGAGATCACTTAAATACTATCATTATCAGATGATTCGAAGAAATTACTCATTTAAATACCTTCACTTCATTATTGGTTTGATCAAGAGCATAATTACAAACTTCAGTTGGACATGGCAAATAACTAAGAACGCCATCAAGAAGTGGTTGGACGCCCTGTAACAGCAGGAAGCCAGGAACAGTTTTAAGTCGCAAAAACAGGTCAATTCTATATAAATATCACCAAAAAACCATTTCATTATAAATTGAGATATTCAGCAATTTATATCTTCTCACACTCACACCCATTAAATTTTCATGGTAATTATTGTTTCAGGAAAACAATGAAATCACTCGGaatatatatttaatttgaaTTTCATAGATGAAAAGAAGGTAAAAGGGATCTCGGTAGTGTCAGTCAAATGCATTGCAATTCCACTAAACAAGGCAGGTATTTTATACAAATTAAATGATAAAATTGGTGTCCATGCCATCTAGTTAATATACTACTTTAGTACTATCTGACCTATAAACTTCTACAAATGGCGTTACTAGAACAGTGTTTAATACTTTCCATCAGCGAAACTTAATTTCAAAATCTCCTTAACTGAAATAAGTGTTCATGGGGATCTTGCAAACACTTTGTTTCTAACCTGAGTAAGTTAATCAACAATGGTTTTAATATTAACACTATAATCATCATAAACAAAATTATACACGTTCAAAATACCTTATTCTTGAAAGCACTACCCATAAATACAGGAATAAATTTTCGTGCAACAGTTGCCCTTCGAATTGCCTCCTGACAAAGGTGAACAAAGAAAACAATCATTTAAGAGGTGCAGGCTGCACGTAGGTATTTGCTTGGTCTAGGTAAGAATGCATCAAGTAATACAAAAACATTCAGATTGTACAAATCATATCTGTAAAAAAAATGACTAAACATTAGACATTGCGTATAACGTAAAAAAAACCTAATTTGCATCAAGCACCTCAAGTTCTGTGGGCGATATAGGCTCATCACTTAAGAAGGATTCAGCAAGCTTATCATCAACCTCAGAAACCGCTTCGATTAGTTCACGCCTTTTTTCTGACACCATTTCTTCCAGATCACCTGGTATTTCTTCAGTTGTAATAGTTTCACTGTGGTGAACATTACAAAAGTAAGTATGTACACATATACGGAAGAAAAACATAAAGATTGCCttctcaaaaattatgaaacagACCCGCTCGAGCCGGTAAAATAATAAGCCTTCATCTGCACAAGATCCACTAGACCCTTAAGTTCTTCTTCCAATCCAATTGGAACCTGCACTGCCGCACTGTGATGGCGAAGCTTGGATCTTGCCTAGAAGAAGAAATGAGAGGGGCAGAAGTAATCAACATGTCATTATGATTTACTTAT is a window from the Apium graveolens cultivar Ventura chromosome 1, ASM990537v1, whole genome shotgun sequence genome containing:
- the LOC141719087 gene encoding uncharacterized protein LOC141719087 isoform X1, translating into MMASGGESASQFDISEEEKDKLVGEVIRYVLFKTHQSSGCPIKREELTQLITKNYRQRALPAFVINEAKSKLSTIFGYEMTELQRARPSSANQGRASQQSVADSKSYVITSQLPADVYKEYVEDVNTSHLTGFTFAIISIVHLAGGKITEENLWPHMRRLGLRETEENHPVFGNIKQALETLVQQRYLQKEKVHGPEGNSIVYELAERSLDEAISGQVKEYISQIVQREVPATEND
- the LOC141660392 gene encoding elongation factor G-1, mitochondrial-like; translated protein: MLRSTRNSTTRLLYTFSSCRSPITSLLHLRHFAAAPAAKVKEEKDPWWKESMDRLRNIGISAHIDSGKTTLTERILFYTGRIHEIHEVRGKDGVGAKMDSMDLEREKGITIQSAATYCTWKDYQVNIIDTPGHVDFTIEVERALRVLDGAILVLCSVGGVQSQSITVDRQMRRYDVPRLAFINKLDRMGADPWKVLGQARSKLRHHSAAVQVPIGLEEELKGLVDLVQMKAYYFTGSSGETITTEEIPGDLEEMVSEKRRELIEAVSEVDDKLAESFLSDEPISPTELEEAIRRATVARKFIPVFMGSAFKNKGVQPLLDGVLSYLPCPTEVCNYALDQTNNEVKVALSGTPVGPLVALAFKLEEGRFGQLTYLRIYEGVLKKGDFVVNVNTGKKIKVPRLVRMHSNEMEDIQEAHAGQIVAVFGIDCASGDTFTDGKVKYTMTSMNVPEPVMSLAVSPVSKDSGGQFSKALNRFQREDPTFRVGLDAESGQTIISGMGELHLDIYVERIRREYRVDATVGRPRVNFRETITQRTEFDYLHKKQTGGQGQYGRVCGYIEPLPPGSSSKFEFENQIVGQAIPAGFIPAIEKGFREAANSGSLIGHPVENILVALTDGAAHTVDSSELAFKLAAIYAFRQCYTAARPVILEPVMLVELKVPTEYQGTVTGDLNKRKGLIVGNDQDGDDSIITANVPLNNMFGYSTSLRSMTQGKGEFSMEYKEHSIVSNEVQTQLVNAYKTSKGSE
- the LOC141719087 gene encoding uncharacterized protein LOC141719087 isoform X2; its protein translation is MASGGESASQFDISEEEKDKLVGEVIRYVLFKTHQSSGCPIKREELTQLITKNYRQRALPAFVINEAKSKLSTIFGYEMTELQRARPSSANQGRASQQSVADSKSYVITSQLPADVYKEYVEDVNTSHLTGFTFAIISIVHLAGGKITEENLWPHMRRLGLRETEENHPVFGNIKQALETLVQQRYLQKEKVHGPEGNSIVYELAERSLDEAISGQVKEYISQIVQREVPATEND